The sequence GCCTCGGCCGCGCCCCCGGCCCCGGAGTGCTTGCCCAGCAGGACGTCCATCGGCACCTGCAGCATCGCCGACCACGGCAGGACGCGGACGAACTCGCCGAAGCCGCCCGGGAAGACGGTCAGCGGCAGCAGCATCCCGGAGAAGAAGATGGAGGCGACCGTGGCCATGATGTTGATGCCGGCCCCGTCCATCAGCCAGAAGGCCACCAGCCCCACCATGTAGCGCAGCGCGAAGCTGACCACCAGCGCCAGCAGGACGGACACCAGGAACAGCAGCCAGCGCAGCGGGTCGACGGGCAGCGCCAGCGGGAACGCGAGCGCCCCCGCCACCAGCGGCACCACCCCGCGGCCCAGCAACTGGAAGACGGCCCGCCCCAGATCGGCGGCGAGCCACCACATCTGGAGGTCCGCGGGCCGGTAGAGGTCGACCGCGATGTCGCCGGTCCGGATCCGCTCCTGGAGCTCTTCCTGGAAGCCGCCGCCGATCAGGGCGGCGGCGGCCAGCAGCGACTGGCTCACCCAGACGAAGGTGAGCGCCTGCGCCTGGTCGTAGCCGCCGAGTCCGGGCCGTTCGTCCCACAGCGCGATGTACGTGTAGGCCACGATGAACCCGAACACGGTGTTGGTGAACACCCCGGCCGCTGTCGCGATCCCGTAGGTGGCGTACCGCCTGAATCCGCCTGCCGCGACCGCCAGGTAGAGATCCACTCCGCGTCGCACTCTTCGGCGCACCGTATCCCTCCGTTTCCCACGTCGTTCCTACGTCGGCCAAAGCGCGCGAGCTTAGTGCGGAGGGGCGAGCCACGCGACCGATTTATGCCCGTCCGGAGCGTAATCAGCGGCCATCGGGTAGACACCATGAGGTACAGAAGTGGATATTTTGAACGGCGTCGAGGAGTCCTGGAGATGAGCGACCAGTCACCACCCCCGGGCTGGACCCCTCGCGACCCCGACACCCCGCCGGACGTACCGCAGCCGCGCACCGACCCGTCGGCGTCACAACAGGCACAGCAGGCACAGCGCGGGGAACCGCGGCAGGACGGCCGGCCGGGGAAGAAAGTCCGGCGGAAGAGAACCGGGTGGCGCCGCTTCCTGCCCACCTGGCGCATGGTCCTGGGCGGCATCCTGCTCGTCGCCCTGCTGATCGGCGGCGCTCTCGTCGCCGGCTACCTGCTGGTCGACATCCCGCCCGCCAACGCCGCGGCCACCGCGCAGTCCAACGTCTATCTCTACTCCGACGGCTCCCAGATCGCCCGCGACGGCGAGGTCAACCGCGTCAACGTACCGCTGTCGCAGATCCCCCGGTCCGTGCAGGAGGCCGTACTGGCCGCCGAGGACCGGGACTTCTACTCCGAACGGGCGGTGGACCCCAAGGCGATGATCCGCGCCGCCTGGAACACCGCGACCGGCAAGGGCACCCAGTCCGGTTCGACGATCACTCAGCAGTACGTCAAGAACTACTACTTGGGCCAGGAACAGACGATCAAGCGCAAGGCCAAAGAGTTCTTCATCGCGATCAAACTCGGTCGCGAGAAGTCGAAGAACTACATCCTTGAGGGCTACCTGAACACCAGCTACTTCGGCCGCAACGCCTACGGCATCCAGGCCGCCGCCCAGGCCTACTACGGCAAGGACGTCAACAAACTCACCACCGCCGAGGGCGCGTACCTCGCCACCCTCCTCAACTCCCCCAGCGCCTTCGACGTCGTCTCCCACCCCCAGAGCCGCCCCCGCGCCCTCGCCCGCTGGAACTACGTACTCGACGGCATGGTCAAGAAGCAGTGGCTGACCCCCGCCGAACGCGCGACGACCCAGTTCCCCGAACCGGGCAAGGTCCGCGCCGCCGCCGGCCTGTCCGGCCAACGCGGCTACCTCGTCGAAGCGATCAAGGACTACATCGTCGACAACAAGATCCTCGACGACAAGACCCTCGCCGAAGGCGGCTACCGCATCACCACCACCATCGACAAACGCCGCCAGACCGCCCTCGTCGACGCCGTCAACAGCCAGATGGTCGGCAAACTCGAACCCGAGACACGCAAGGCCGACCGACTGGTCCGCGCCGGCGGAGTCTCCATCGACCCGGCCACCGGCAAGGTCCTCGCCATGTACGGCGGCATCGACTACACCAAGCAGTACGTGAACAACGCGACCCGCCACGACTACCAGGTCGCCTCCACCTTCAAGCCCTTCGTCTTCGCCGCCGCCGTCGAGAACGACTCCCGCACCCAGGACGGCCGCCGGATCACCCCGAACACGATCTACAACGGCGACAACAAACGCCCCGTCGTCGGCGGCCGCATCCGCTTCGCCCCTGAGAACGAGGGCCAGATCTCCTACGGCAACATCACCGTCAACACCGCCACCGACCTCTCCGTC comes from Streptomyces virginiae and encodes:
- a CDS encoding ABC transporter permease — protein: MDLYLAVAAGGFRRYATYGIATAAGVFTNTVFGFIVAYTYIALWDERPGLGGYDQAQALTFVWVSQSLLAAAALIGGGFQEELQERIRTGDIAVDLYRPADLQMWWLAADLGRAVFQLLGRGVVPLVAGALAFPLALPVDPLRWLLFLVSVLLALVVSFALRYMVGLVAFWLMDGAGINIMATVASIFFSGMLLPLTVFPGGFGEFVRVLPWSAMLQVPMDVLLGKHSGAGGAAEALAFQAGWALVLLGTGRLLQSAATRKVVVQGG
- a CDS encoding transglycosylase domain-containing protein produces the protein MSDQSPPPGWTPRDPDTPPDVPQPRTDPSASQQAQQAQRGEPRQDGRPGKKVRRKRTGWRRFLPTWRMVLGGILLVALLIGGALVAGYLLVDIPPANAAATAQSNVYLYSDGSQIARDGEVNRVNVPLSQIPRSVQEAVLAAEDRDFYSERAVDPKAMIRAAWNTATGKGTQSGSTITQQYVKNYYLGQEQTIKRKAKEFFIAIKLGREKSKNYILEGYLNTSYFGRNAYGIQAAAQAYYGKDVNKLTTAEGAYLATLLNSPSAFDVVSHPQSRPRALARWNYVLDGMVKKQWLTPAERATTQFPEPGKVRAAAGLSGQRGYLVEAIKDYIVDNKILDDKTLAEGGYRITTTIDKRRQTALVDAVNSQMVGKLEPETRKADRLVRAGGVSIDPATGKVLAMYGGIDYTKQYVNNATRHDYQVASTFKPFVFAAAVENDSRTQDGRRITPNTIYNGDNKRPVVGGRIRFAPENEGQISYGNITVNTATDLSVNAVYAQMAVDVGTGKVKKTAIDLGIPENTPNFVPGPAMALGTLQASVLDMTQAYATLADHGRRTPYTFVEKITKGGDTIGLPERTPTQAISREAADTTTSMLVSVVDNGTGTAALAAGHPAAGKTGTGELDRSAWFAAYTPDLVTVISMMGQDPDTGTLESLYGALGEARIGGGGYPARIWAAYTKTALEGTDPVDFDLELQPGAAPPPPPTEPESEPPQETPGEPSPSTPERPTRRPSPTDTTGGRNQGGQDNGGQNQGGQDNGGQNNGGQDNGGTTQGGDQGGTTQGTQGATQGNTQGSAQGSTQGGDGGPAEGLRPPSAFLE